A window of Anolis carolinensis isolate JA03-04 unplaced genomic scaffold, rAnoCar3.1.pri scaffold_21, whole genome shotgun sequence contains these coding sequences:
- the LOC100567169 gene encoding zinc finger protein 135 gives MENLHPCSTSHTEEKLHMYMDFGECFLWESSLTKYQQTHIGEKPYTCVECGKSFTHSGDLYRHQRIHTGEKPYQCIECGKSFSHSGALCYHQRTHTGEKPYQCMECGKNFSRNDHLRSHQRIHTGEKPYQCIECGKSFSHSGALCLHQRTHTGEKPYQCMECGKSFSQSGQLRSHESTHTGEKPYQCMECGKSFNRSGHLHLHQRTHTGEKPHKCMECGKSFSHSAALCSHHRTHTGEKPYQCMECGKGFIRSGDLHSHERTHTGEKPYQCMECGKSFSRSDILRSHQRMHTGEKPYQCTECGKSFSQRGNLRSHQRTHGAEQPYKCMFCGKEFSQSGLLHSHQMTHTGEKPYQCMECGKGFIRSGDLHSHERTHTGEKPYQCMECGKSFSRSDILRSHERTHTGEKPYQCMECGKSFSQRGNLRSHQRTHTRLEEETCL, from the coding sequence atggaaaatctTCATCCTTGTTCCACATCACATACAGAGGAGAAGCTACATATGTATATGGATTTTGGGGAATGTTTCCTGTGGGAAAGTTCTCTTACTAAATATCAACAAACTCAcataggagagaagccatatacatgcgtggaatgtggaaagagcttcactcacagTGGAGATCTATATcgccatcaaaggatccacacaggggagaagccgtatcaatgcatcgaatgtggaaagagcttcagtcatagTGGAGCTCTGTGTTACCATCAAAGGAcacacacgggggagaagccgtatcaatgcatggaatgtggaaagaacttcagtcGGAATGACCacctgcgttcccatcaaaggatccacacaggggagaagccctatcaatgcatcgaatgtggaaagagcttcagtcacagtggagcTCTGTGTTTACATCAAAGGAcacacacgggggagaagccatatcaatgtatggaatgtggaaagagcttcagtcagagtggacagtTGCGTTCCCATGAAagcacccacacaggggagaagccgtatcaatgtatggaatgtggaaagagcttcaatcGGAGTGGACACCTGCAcctccatcaaaggacccacacaggggagaagccacataaatgcatggaatgtggaaagagcttcagtcacagtgcagCTCTGTGTTCCCATcataggacccacacaggggagaagccatatcaatgcatggaatgtggaaagggcttcattaGGAGTGGAGATCTTCATTCCcatgaaaggacccacacaggggagaagccatatcagtgcatggaatgtggaaagagcttcagtcgtaGTGACattctgcgttcccatcaaaggatgcacacaggggagaagccgtatcagtgcacggaatgtggaaagagcttcagtcagaggggaaatctgcgttcccatcaaaggacccacggAGCAGAgcagccatataaatgcatgtttTGTGGAAAGGAATTCAGTCAAAGTGGACTGCTGCATTCCCATCAaatgacccacacaggggagaagccatatcagtgcatggaatgtggaaagggcttcattaGGAGTGGAGATCTTCATTCCcatgaaaggacccacacaggggagaagccatatcagtgtatggaatgtggaaagagcttcagtcgtaGTGACATTCTGCGTTCCcatgaaaggacccacacaggggagaagccgtatcagtgcatggaatgtggaaagagcttcagtcagaggggaaatctgcgttcccatcaaaggacccacacacggTTAGAGGAAGAGACCTGCCTTTAA